The DNA sequence TGATCGCCGGCGCGGCGGCCGGGGCCTGCGTCGGCTTCCTCTGGTGGAACACCTCGCCGGCCCGGATCTTCATGGGGGACACCGGCGCGCTCGGGCTGGGCGGCCTGATCGCCGGCATGGCGATGTCCACCCGGACGATCCTGCTGCTGCCGATCCTGGGCGGCCTGTTCGTGATCATCACGATGTCCGTGGTCATCCAGATCATCTCGTTCCGCACCACCGGCAAGCGGGTGTTCCGGATGTCGCCGCTCCAGCACCATTTCGAGCTGGCCGGCTGGAGCGAGGTCAACATCGTGGTCCGGTTCTGGATCATCGCCGGTATCGGCGTGGCCATCGCGCTGGGCCTGTTCTACAGCGAGTTCCTCGCCGCGGTGAGCTAGATCGTAAGGAGGGGCCCCCTTTTAACAGACGTCTGTTAAAAGGGGGCCCCTCCTTACGATCCGACACGCCGACCATGGGGTTGCGCCACGGGCGGGCGGGTCGAGCCGCCATGATGAGCGGGTGGGGGAGGGACGAGACATCCAGGTCAACACCGAGCCGCCGACCCGCCGCGCGCCCGCGGCCACGCCGCCGGGCGATCCACCGGCCGGCGTGCGCTGGGACCCGGCCGGCGGCCTGGCCGCGCTGCGCGGCCTGCTGGCCCGGCCGCTGGCCTCCTACTACCTGCTGCTCTCCAGCGCCGGCCTGCTGCTGCTCATCGGCCTCACCATGGTCTTCTCGGCGACCAGCGTGCGGGACTACGCCGAGGGCGGTGACGCCGCCGCCTCGCTGACCAAGCAGACCGTCTTCGCGGTGATCGGCGTCGGCGCGTTCTGGGCCTGCCAGCGGCTGCCCGCGCGGACGTTCCGGGCGGTGAGCCGCCCCGCGCTCGGCGTGGCGGTGGCGCTGCTGCTGTTGCTCAACCTGCTGGTCGCGCTGGAGTCGCTGTTCGGGGTGGCGTCCATCGGGCCGTTGAAAGGCGAGCTCCTCTCGCTCTCCCTCGGCCCGATCTCGCTCCAGCCGGCGGAGGTGGCCAAGTTCGCGCTGGTGCTGTGGGCGGCGCACGTGCTGGCCCGCAAGGGGGTCGCGCTGGGCTGGTGGCGGGAGCTGGCCACGCCGCTGTTCCCGGTGGTCGGCCTGCTCTTCGTGCTGGTCGGCTACAACGACCTGGGCAGCATGCTGTGCCTGGTGGCGCTCGTGGTCGGCCTGCTCTGGGCGGCCGGCGTCCGGACCCGGGTCTTCGCCGCGCTCTCCGCGATCGGCCTGGCCGGCATCGGCCTGCTGGTCGCCGCCGCCTCGCTCGGCGCCGGCTCCGGTTCCCGTGACGCCGACAACTACCGGCTGGGCCGGCTCACCATGTGGCTCGACCCGCCCGATCCGCAGACCTGCATCGAGCTGAAGCTGGAGAACTGCTACCAGCCCATCATGGCCCGGTACGCGATCGGCAACGGCGGCTGGTTCGGCGTCGGCCTGGGCCAGAGCGTCTTCAAGTGGGACTGGCTGCCCGAGGCGCACAA is a window from the Micromonospora sp. DSM 45708 genome containing:
- a CDS encoding FtsW/RodA/SpoVE family cell cycle protein: MGEGRDIQVNTEPPTRRAPAATPPGDPPAGVRWDPAGGLAALRGLLARPLASYYLLLSSAGLLLLIGLTMVFSATSVRDYAEGGDAAASLTKQTVFAVIGVGAFWACQRLPARTFRAVSRPALGVAVALLLLLNLLVALESLFGVASIGPLKGELLSLSLGPISLQPAEVAKFALVLWAAHVLARKGVALGWWRELATPLFPVVGLLFVLVGYNDLGSMLCLVALVVGLLWAAGVRTRVFAALSAIGLAGIGLLVAAASLGAGSGSRDADNYRLGRLTMWLDPPDPQTCIELKLENCYQPIMARYAIGNGGWFGVGLGQSVFKWDWLPEAHNDFIFAIIAEELGVVGCTVVLVLFAVLAYTGMRIARRVEDPFRRLAAAGVTAWLVGQAVINIGGVTGLLPLTGVPLPFISDGGSALVVTLAAIGMLASFARAEPDAARALNARPPARWVRLVWAPLPPLPGRRRRPAPPPADRGPVPRSRQRRQDDQAATRGARSDRARAGTANERRR